Genomic DNA from Epinephelus moara isolate mb chromosome 24, YSFRI_EMoa_1.0, whole genome shotgun sequence:
CAGTAGCAGTGGTTAGCCTGTAGCTCTagaaaagtcttggaggaaaataaaggATTTAATATTGTGTGGACAAAttaatttgctttcaccaccaacgctgcaaagtgtaagtaccaaataattataaatagcccagtgcagagtagccaccttgtagtaaatcatattaataaatgctcattAAGACATATTTATAATGTTGatgggctaatttagacttaattgGCTGTTACCTtaattcaaatatgttttgcggctcaaggcagatttctttttcaaattggacaataatggctcttttaatagtaaaggttgccaacCCCTGGCTTATACTATAACCATATACTTGTGAAATATTTTAAACTCATAATCATCTTTTACTTCctgcttctttttaaaatagttGAATGCATGTCACTTTTATATTGTtccaggtgtttgtttttttttgtttgtttgttttaatttcctttGAGATAAAAATTGAATATTGAGCATTTTGGGCCTCTATACATTCAAAATGTATGCAGTGTTTGAGTCTCCATACATTTAACTGTGCAAATTAAATGACAATATGTGACATCCATTACAATGCCATACATTTAAAGATAAATTGTTAATTTCTACTTTTAGCATCgcaaaaaaactgaatatttgatTTTATCCACTTTATAATAATTCATGTAAGAGTGACATTGTGTGGTTACCATCAAAGGCATCTTAATTGACAACCAGCACGGTTTAATTCACTATCTTTTCATTAAATACAACATATTTGTGACAAGTAGGAGATATACAGCAGTACAGTCTGGGCTTAAACAATTTAGtataaaatcataaataaacaataactgTTCACAGTTCAGGTGCTGAATAGTGATGTGTGCTTATAGCAGGTACCTTTTCCTCCACGAGTTTAGTTGAGACATGGCAGAGGGTAGGGAGTTTCTAGCAGTTCTTTCAAAACAGAAATCCTATTGTTGGAAAAAAGAACGCACAGGTGTTTCCTGGTGTGTCATGTGACAACACACCTCCCTGCTGTAAACGTTTATATCATCTACATTTCCACTCATAAAACGTGTGCACCTCCAAACTGCGGCTATTTTTAGCCTTTTTCATCCAGTAATAGCCCCACGTGAGCCCCGCTGTCGTTGTTGGGTTATATTTAGAACGCACGCTCCCCCGGCTCTTGCGTCAATGGAATTCCGTGCGTGCGTCACACGGAAGAACGTCTATGTCGGGCCGACGCTGATTGGCTCCCGAGCCGGAACGTTCCACCGCCCTGTTCACCATGTTTGGGCATTGACCCGCCCTTTTTGTCGACGcagccaaaataaaacaagagtgTATGGAGCCTCCTGCGTCGGTCTGacccagtatgtgtgtgtgaacgtgtgtttgaatgagtgtgtgtgctgacagCAGCTGGCAGAGGTGACATTCATCAGTTTCAGTCGTTTGGAATAAATGAAAAGCTTCAAAATCCGGATATTTACTTGAACCAGGTGAGTGAGAGGGAACTGTGGGTTTGCATGTTTTGATATTAGTTTATGTAGGGTGTCACATGAAGGCTGATGTCAGATTGATGTTTGCCTTTATGCTTCATTATAGCACCTTTTATAATAATATAGCCTTAATTAAAAAGGGTAAGGCTTACATGGCTGCTAATACAAGAGTTAAACATGTTATACTTAAATCAGTTTGAATGGAAATAATGTTTAAAGATGCCATATGTGCCTCAGCCTCCCTCTCAGGatagcagtcagagctacacaCTCAGCTGCAGGTTTGTTAGGTAGCTACACCTGGCTAAAACACatgcagtctaatacaacaCCCCTGATACAAATCTTTCTTTCATGGTTATAGGGTTTagttttgttgatgttgttttagagaggtgttGATGTAACTATATTACTCTTATTGATAGAATGGGGTAGACAACATATTACCACACCAGCAGAACAAACTACAGCCTCCAAAAAGTTGCATCAACACCACTCTGGTATAAAGCCAGGCGTACCTAATACACATAAACTGAACATAATTTATTCTTATGGAAAGTGCAAATCTTGTTATATGCTAAATAGTTGCTAAAATAGAGTATATTTTGTCTTTAGTGACTTCTGCTAGTAATACAACTGTGCTATTAGTACTTTCCTAAAAGTTTAATCAATTGTCTGGTGTCAACTTAAATCCTTCAGAGCGTATGTCATTGTGTGTGCTATCATTGTAATTACTTTCCAAGATTTTACATGCGTGTTTTACATGTGGATCTATTACTGTTGCTACATGAGCAGACGTAGGTTATAGAGTAGGGTGTATTTATAGGTCATAAAACACACCTTGGACACTTGAGCAGTGTGGTCTCCCCATTAATCAAGCTCAATTGTGGGTTTATGGATGTACTTTCACAGTCAGGTTTAAGTTTAAGGAATTTTGCAAAGAATCATCAGGTGTGCTTCACTTTTGTATTGAAAAAGCCACAGAGCGAGGAAGTTCGCACTTGTTGTTACACGCCTATCCACCTAACTATACACACGCCACACAGACaccatacacacataaacaggcTTTGCCACCTTTCCTATTTCAGCTGGCATGTAGCCCACCCTGAAATACAATCTGCAGCACTCCTTGGTACAGTCCCTGTGAAAGAGGGTTGCCCTCCACTGAAGGAGGTTTTCAAAGCATTAACAGCCAGTAACACAATATGTGACGATATCTGATGGCTCCGCTGGACCTCCCTCTGCATTTTCTACAGAGGACTGATTAGCCCTTAAGCTAGAGAAATGGCATGTTGGGGAAATGAGACCGTGTGCGTTCAAGGTGTGAATGTAGGCTACTGTTTGGATGGTTACAGGGGACAGATTTACAAAAATGCTGACCTAAAGGAATATCTAATTTACTGCGATGTCTGAACTTCATTGTATGCTTATCAAGCCCTGTTATCCCAAGTGATTTTGCTTACTTTTATTCTATTTACAATGTGTATGGACAAGCATAGAGGTTTATTTTCATCAGCAGTAATTGTTGTTGTCCTCTGTTCTAGCGATGCCCTGTGTACAAACCCAGTATGCATCCTTGCCCCATGACACCTACTTCAGCTCTGAGTTCTTGAATCCTGACCTCAGTGCCAAACTGATGATGGACATCAGTGGCCAAAAGGACCAGCTGTCTACATCTTCATTGCCCAGCATCAACACCTTGGTGGGAAATGGCTATGTGGGGGAGTTTGATGCTTATTCCTGCAAGATTACCACCTCTCCTCCGGCCTCTACAGTTTCATTCAGCCACAACGCAGTAGCTGAAAGCTCCTGCCCTCAGATGCAGAGCCAAGCTTTCAAGCTAGATGATCTCCAGGTGTATGGCTGTTACCCAGGTTCCTTTGCGCTGAGCTGTCTTGATGAAACGCTGTCTTCATGTGGCTCCGACTACTATGGCAGCCCGGTTTATGCCGCTGCTTCCCCTCCAACATCGGGCTTTCAGGCCCAGTCTGCACCTGTCTGGGATTCCCCTTTCAGCCCCTACTCCTCagcccccccctcctctgtggCTGATAAGACTGCCATGGCCCAGCAGCTCTCCTTTTTCACCTTCAGCCCCACACCAGAGCAGCACTCCCCCCTGGGGCAGCATCAGGATGCTCAGCCAGGTCATGATGACCCTTTCTTCCTGCCTCCTCAGCAGCATGTCTCTCCCCTTCATTGCCCCCCCATGTCCCTGGAGCATGGACCCCTGGAGAGCCCCAGGATAGTGGAGGGGACTATGACATCGCCTAAAACCCACAACCCAGGATCCAGTGAGGGCCGCTGTGCAGTTTGTGGTGACAATGCATCATGTCAGCACTATGGAGTCCGCACCTGTGAGGGCTGCAAAGGTTTCTTCAAGGTAAATAGCTGGACAGCATTTTGCTGGTTTATTCTTCTCAATAGAGCTCGACTGATAAATTGGCTCAGACgagcagatcagctgataatAGGTCAGGTGATAGGACAAATTTAAGGGATCCTTATTAAAAGTGTCTCCCTATGTTTATgtaaaaaagtaattatttgATTTTGAACTCTTGAATATTGGTGTTGGTATCAGCTTCAAAAATCCAGTATTGATCAGACTATACTTCTGAGTTACATAGAGGCAGCACACAGATTTATTATTGTCTTTGTGCCATTtacattgttttatgtgttcAGCATTACAGACCCAttgtaatgtattttttccCCAATTTAACAGCGAACTGTACAGAAAAATGCAAAGTATGTGTGCCTCGCCAATAAAGACTGTC
This window encodes:
- the LOC126386385 gene encoding probable nuclear hormone receptor HR38; amino-acid sequence: MPCVQTQYASLPHDTYFSSEFLNPDLSAKLMMDISGQKDQLSTSSLPSINTLVGNGYVGEFDAYSCKITTSPPASTVSFSHNAVAESSCPQMQSQAFKLDDLQVYGCYPGSFALSCLDETLSSCGSDYYGSPVYAAASPPTSGFQAQSAPVWDSPFSPYSSAPPSSVADKTAMAQQLSFFTFSPTPEQHSPLGQHQDAQPGHDDPFFLPPQQHVSPLHCPPMSLEHGPLESPRIVEGTMTSPKTHNPGSSEGRCAVCGDNASCQHYGVRTCEGCKGFFKRTVQKNAKYVCLANKDCPVDKRRRNRCQFCRFQKCLAVGMVKEVVRTDSLKGRRGRLPSKPKTVAEASSTTPSVNIIASLVRAHLDSNPTIGKLDYSEYQETVDNLKEKEDASDIQQFYDLLTGALDVIRSWAETIPGFTDFCTEDQELLLESAFVELFILRLAYRSNPEKNKLIFCNGVVLHRLQCVRSFGDWIDSIMDFSQSLHRMNLDVSLFACLAALVIITDRHGLKEPKRVEDFQSHLITCLREHVNGNGSEPSRTQPNYLSRLLGKLPELRTLCTQGLQRIFYLKLEDLVPPPPIVEKIFMDTLPF